In a single window of the Natronorubrum halophilum genome:
- a CDS encoding MFS transporter: MSDRWLYAWALGSAAFGGASLIVPLYVVSLGGDPFTLGVLAAAAAFVGVPGALAFGGLADRTGKRRAFVLVALALVAAMLLVVPLTRSIPIVIAANAAIWFASAAVLPILTLLAVTDVPDNRWSARIARLNTYQGVGWALGLFAGTVWTAGTTRLVDPLAAQQGFLVICAGCAAVSVVAAGRSLPPDPGPGDDPEPQKLRRASQRAGRFNIRGVTFPFSPVRIDPRGLHPRRLARRFTPSLTLYFGAIVLVFSGSAAFFAPLPAFLGEIGYGSDGTFVLYLLSSLASAVFFDRVGAFATTHDARLVQVGGLLARAVALPVVAIAGAALGVTRVGLVGTGLVFGIIGLTWAVIAVTTGTIVTQLAPASVRGEALGAYSALMAFAGGVGSIAGGWLAASSYVLAFTVAGGLVLAGAGVVALLWYHMTAVVEPDRTAI; the protein is encoded by the coding sequence ATGTCCGATCGATGGTTGTACGCGTGGGCGCTCGGCTCCGCCGCCTTTGGCGGGGCGTCGCTGATCGTCCCGCTGTACGTCGTCTCGCTCGGCGGCGATCCGTTCACACTCGGCGTTCTCGCTGCAGCGGCCGCGTTCGTCGGCGTGCCCGGTGCGCTGGCGTTCGGCGGTCTCGCCGACCGGACGGGGAAACGCCGCGCGTTCGTCCTCGTCGCACTCGCGCTCGTCGCCGCGATGTTACTCGTCGTCCCACTTACGCGGTCGATCCCGATCGTTATCGCTGCGAACGCGGCCATCTGGTTCGCATCCGCTGCCGTCCTGCCGATCCTTACGCTGCTAGCGGTAACGGACGTCCCCGACAACCGGTGGAGTGCGCGAATCGCGCGGCTCAACACGTACCAGGGCGTCGGCTGGGCGCTCGGCCTCTTCGCTGGCACCGTCTGGACCGCCGGCACGACGCGCCTCGTCGACCCGCTCGCGGCCCAGCAGGGATTTCTGGTGATCTGTGCGGGTTGTGCAGCGGTGAGCGTCGTCGCAGCCGGTCGATCGCTGCCGCCGGATCCGGGTCCCGGTGACGACCCCGAACCGCAGAAACTCCGCCGAGCCAGTCAGCGCGCCGGGCGGTTCAACATCCGCGGCGTCACGTTTCCCTTTTCGCCGGTTCGCATCGATCCCCGCGGCCTCCACCCGCGACGACTCGCCCGTCGGTTCACGCCGTCGCTCACGCTGTACTTCGGCGCGATCGTACTGGTGTTTTCGGGATCGGCGGCCTTCTTCGCCCCGCTCCCGGCTTTCCTCGGCGAAATCGGGTACGGCTCCGACGGAACCTTCGTCCTGTACCTGCTCTCGAGTCTCGCATCCGCGGTCTTCTTCGATCGCGTCGGCGCGTTCGCGACGACCCACGACGCCCGACTCGTGCAGGTCGGCGGCCTGCTCGCCCGTGCCGTTGCGCTCCCGGTCGTCGCCATCGCCGGCGCTGCGCTCGGCGTGACGCGCGTCGGACTCGTCGGAACCGGTCTCGTCTTCGGTATCATCGGCCTCACGTGGGCCGTCATTGCCGTGACAACGGGAACCATCGTCACGCAACTCGCGCCGGCATCTGTCCGCGGCGAGGCGCTCGGGGCCTACAGCGCGCTGATGGCCTTCGCGGGCGGAGTCGGCAGTATCGCTGGTGGGTGGCTCGCCGCCTCGAGTTACGTCCTCGCCTTCACCGTCGCCGGTGGACTGGTTCTCGCCGGCGCTGGCGTCGTCGCTTTGCTGTGGTACCACATGACGGCCGTCGTGGAGCCGGATCGAACGGCTATCTGA